GGCTACCCGCAGGTGCACTGGCTGCCCAGCTTCCATCCCTATGCCCCCATGGAGGTGCCAGACGGCATAGGCCACTACGCCCTCTACCACGGCGACCTGCGCATAGCCGCCAATGCACAGGCCGTAGCCTGGCTGGCCAGCCAGGTTTTTGCCCATACACCCTTTCCGCTTATTGTGGCAGGGCATAGCCCCCCACCCTGGCTACGGGCCCATCTGGCGGCTTTTACGCACATACAGCTCATTGCCTCGCCCACCCGTGCGCAGCTGGAAGTGCTGATAGCCGGAGCCCAGCTGCACCTGCTGCACAGCACCCAAACCGGCGGCCTGAAGCTGAAGCTACTGCACTGCCTGTACAAGGGGCGACATGTGCTGGCCAACGAGAACACCCTGACAGGCAGTGGGCTGGAGGCAGCCGTAACGGCCTGCCAGTCGGCGCAAGACTACCTGACAGCCCTGCTCGAGCTACAAGACCGGCCCGTATCTGCCAGCCAGCTACAGGCCCGGGCCGTGGCACTCGGCCTGTATGACAAGGAAACCCAGCTGAAGACCAGCCTGGATGCGCTGGGCCTGCACTGAAGCCCCCCTCCCCCACCCTGCATCCGCCCCAAGGGGACGCGTGTAGCAAAGGGGCGCAACCCTGTCCAAACTCGAATGCGCCCACGCTTTTGGCATCAGCTGGGGGCCTGGAACAGAAACGCCCCAACTTATGGTTGGGGCGTTTCTGTTCGGGTCAGTGCTAACCGGCTACGGGTGGTTGTGCTGGCTAAGCCGGTTGTTGCTGCCGCTTCAGGCCATCGGCTGTCTTGAAGAGGCTGATCAGGCTACTGGTGTTAGCGTCTGTAAAGCGGATGTGTAGTTCCACTTGCTTACCCGTGTTGTCCAGTGCCACGTGGTCTATCCCTGCCGCTTGGGCAAATCTGCCAAAATCGTCCCATTTTTTGCCGTTCTCGCTCAGGCGGTCGGGGCTCAGGTTTACATAGCCGCACAGCGGGGCACTAGCCAGCTTCAGCAGGCTCTGTGGCAGTGGCTGGCCGGCCGGTGGGGTACCGGTGCTGATCTTTTCGATCAGGCTACGCTCGTTGCTAGCCAGCAGGTATTGGTCTACATAGGTAAAGTACAGGGCACCCAGCGGGCTATTGGCCAGGGTGCTTATCTTGCCTTCCTTCTGTAGGCTCACACCCAGTTTTTCTAGCAGGGCATCCAGGCCCTTCGGGTCCTTAACGCCCAGGGCGGCCAGGTAGATGGGGTCGGGGCGCTGCGTGCCATTGTCTCGGGTTACCATCCGCACATCGGTTATTGCCAGCAGTAGCTTGCCACTCAGCATCTCGTCCAGCCGCTCGGGGCTCAGGCCCGCTACGGCCATGGCACCCTTGGCCATATCCAGCTGCTGCTTCATCATCTCCACCTTCTTGCCGGCCTCATCTGCATTAGCAAAAAGGTTTTTGAAGTTTATGCTATAACCAAAGAAACCAATCAGGTGCTCCGCAGGAAGGTATTTGAATACCTCGGCTCCCAGATTTTCGCCAGCTATCGGCTTCATGCCCGCCATAAAGCCCGCGTTCATCTGGCGGTCTAGCCTGAATACAAGCTCACCCTGCTTGAAGTCAACAAACAGCCTGAAGGTATTGCTTGCCAGATCTTGTTCCTTCATTCCAAAGGATTCCAGCTGGGTTTTGGTCATGCCCGCGCCATCGGTCAGGCTCTTCAGGCTAGCAAACAGGCCCATATCCTGCACTTCCTTTACAAAGGCCATAAAGTCCTCGTTTGCGCCCAGGCTAGCCTCTTCTTTCAAGGCTATGTAGTCAAATGCCCTGTCCTCCAGCTTTGCTTCTGCTTCCACGGTGCTGGCAAGCAGCATAAGACCCCGATTTTCATTGAAGAGGAGTATTCCGGCATCTTTCAGCGATACTTCATATCCCTTTTTGGTGTCAAACTTCATTCCGGTCTTTTCCAGGCTTGCCTTCAGGTTTTTCGGGTCCGAAACACCGAATGAAATGCCCATATAGCGCTCCTTCTTTTCCAGGCTCAGCGTATAGATGTACACATCCTGCTCCATGTTTACGCCGCTGCTTTTGGGGTCCTTCAGCACACCGGTCATCAGCTGCTGGATCTTCTGATCGTCCTCTCCGCCATTTTTCATTTCCTCCTCCCAGGCCCGGAATCCCTCCAGCTGGCTCAGCTGCTCGTAGCTGGCTTTGCCCATCAGGCTCTTCAGTTTCACCACGGCTACACTGCTGGCCTGGGCAGGCACAGGCACCACGTTTGCGTGCTTATCGCCCCCGCAGGCTACCATCCATACAGCGGCTACTACCAGTAGGCTGATGCGTTTCAGTTTTTCAATCATGTGTGAAGACTTAGGATGAGGGTAAAAAAAATAAGTAGGTATGCAATTAATGGCTCAAGTATAAGGCAATTCTACTTTCTACACAAGAAATGCGTACCTTTGCGCCCGAAATGAGGTACTATGGCATTCAATCCGTGCTGACCCTGCTGGTGGTGCTGGTGCACGTGCTGGTAGCGGTGGTGCAGCCACACAGCTACCCGATGGGGGGTCGGCTATTCTGGATTTTGCTGGCTTCCAGCCTGTTCCTTAGTGGCAAGACATTCTTGGCCTATACGCTGGTGCGCAGCCGCATGGGCGGCAATCCCTACGCCTTTACCAACGCGGTAATGGGTAGCCTGATGCTAAAGATGGTGCTGAGCATTGCCTTTGTGCTTTTTGTGCTGCTGGTGGTGGGGGATGTAAACAAGATGGCCTTTGCCGCATCGTACTTTTCTGCCTATTTATTATTCACGTCGTTTGAAATTTATGCGCTGCTGAATAATTTGCGCCCCGATTCGAAAAAAGAGCTCTCCTAGCCCCATTTCCATGACCCACTTTCTATCTCCCGTCTCCTTTTTGCGCCACGCTGCCAGCCAGTGCCTGGGCGTGGCCCTGGTGCTGTGCACGACCTGGGGGGGCGGCGCGCTGGCTACCGAACCACAGAACGCAAACCACCCCGCACCTGGGGCATCAACCGAGAACCTGGTGCACGAAATGGAAGCGGGAGAAAAGTTTGATGTAAGCGAAACCCTGATGCACCACGTGATTGAAAATCACGACTGGCACATAATGGATCTGCCGGGCACAAACGGCTACACCGAAATAGCCGTGCACCTGCCTTGGATGCTGTACCACAGCGAAAAGGGTTTTCAATTTTTCATGCTGAGCGAGGGCAGCGAGCACGCCAATGAAGAGAAAGCCCTGCAGCACGGATACGCACTCAGCCACGGCAAACTGCACCCGGTGCGCGCCGATGTGCAGGTACTGGAGGCCGGTGGCATCCCCAGCGAAGAATTTGCCGCCCACCTGGAGCTGGATGAAGCAGGAAACTGGGTACCCAAAAAGGGTGACCACCATGTGGTGCGTACCCATAGCGGGGTGCTGTACGCAGTAGACACCGAGGCCAGCGTGCTGGACTTCAGCATTAGCAAGACCCCCCTGCACATGATGATTGTGGCACTGCTGATGCTGCTTGTCTTCACCTCGGTAGCCCGCGCATACAAAAAGCGGGGGGTAAAGTCGGCCCCAAAAGGGCTGCAGAGCCTGGTAGAGCCAGTCATTATGTTTGTAGAAGAAAACATAGCCGCGCCCAACATGCACGGCAAGCACAAGCGCTTTATGCCCTATCTGCTCACCCTCTTCTTTTTTATCTGGATCAGCAACATGCTGGGCCTGATGCCCTTGAGCAGTAACATTGCCGGAAACATCAGCGTAACCGCCGCCCTGGCTGCCCTTACCCTGCTGGTTACCTGGTTTAGCAGCAACAAAGCCTACTGGCAGCACATCTTCTGGTTTCCGGGCGTGCCCACAGGGGTCAAGTTCATTATGATGCCGGTAGAAATTGTCGGCATGTTTACCAAGCCCTTTTCGCTCACCATCCGGCTTTTTGCCAACATTGCCGGCGGCCATTTTATGGTACTGGCGCTGGTAAGCCTCATCTTTATCCTGGGCGACTCTGGCAAAAGTGCCGCCGGTGCCTATGGCATTATGCCGCTTTCCGTTGCCTTTACGCTCTTTATCCTTACCCTGGAGGTGCTGGTAGCAGCCCTGCAGGCCTATGTGTTCACCATGCTCACGGCCGTCTTCATCGGCCAGGCCATGGAGAGCCATGACCATCACCACGAGCACGCCACCGAGGATACGGCCACGGTAGCACACGCCTAATCTTTGTTCATTTTTTCATTTCAATATCCATACATCATGTTTGTTCAACTTCTGGATTCGATTGGTCAGTTTGGTGCTGGTATCGGTGCCGGCATCGCGGTAATTGGTGTAGGCATGGGTATCGGCCGCCTGGCTGCCACATCTGTGGAGAGCATGGCACGCCAGCCCGAAGCCTCAGCCGACATCCGTGGATCCATGATCCTCACCGCCGCGCTGATTGAGGGTGTAGCCCTCTTTGGCGAGGTAGTGTGCCTGCTGATCGCTGTAAGCTAAACGGAAGAATTCGGGAGATCCACACGGTTGGTGTGGCCATCTCCCGAATTTGATTGTAGAACAAACCCTATCTTTGCACCGCACTTTACTCACCGTCTTATATCCGCCCGATCATGGAAATCATTCTCCCCAAGTTTGGCCTCTTCTTCTGGACCCTGGTGGTCTTTCTGATTCTTTTCTTCCTGCTGAAAAAGCTAGCCTGGAAGCCTATACTAAAGGCAATAAGCGAGCGTGAGCAAGACATAGACCAGAAGCTGAACGCTGCAGCCAAAGCAGAGAAGAAAATGCAGCGCCTAACAGCCGAGAACGAGCGCATCCTGCAAGAAGCACGCGCCGAACGTGAGGGGATACTGCGCGAGGCCAACGCCGCCAAAGACCGCATTGTAGCCGAAGCGCAAAACCGGGCCAAAGCAGAAGCCGACAAAATGATAGCTGCCGCCCAGGTGCAGATAGACCTGGCAAAAGCCAGTGCGATGGAAGAGCTAAAGGTATCGGCCGCCACCCTGGCCCTGGAGATTGCAGAAAAGGTACTGCGCAGCGAATTTGCCGACAAAGGCAAGCAGGAGCAGTACATCAAAGGGCTGATCCAGGAAGTAAGTCTCAACTAGCCCATACCTATGCTACAGGATCGGATTGCCCACCGCTATGCCAAGTCACTCTTTGAGCTAGCGCTGGAGAAAGACATACTCGAGCAGGTAAAGGACGACCTGCAGGCCCTGGATGACCTCTTCCACAAGAGCTACGACCTGCGCGTGCTACTGCGCAGCCCAGTGATTACGAGCCGAAAAAAGTGGGCGGTGCTAAACCAACTACTAAAAGCCAAGCTGTCCGACACCGTATTCCAGTTTTTGCACATACTGACCCTGAAGGGACGCGAGGCGCTACTGGACTTTGTGTGGAATGAGTTTGAAAAACTGTACAACGCCCACAAGAATATTACCGTGGTACAGGTGCAGACTGCCGTGCCCCTGGAGGTGGTAGACCGCCAGCAGCTGATACGCACCCTGGAAGCCCAGCTGGATACGCAGGTAGACCTGAAAGAAGCCGTAGACCCCGAGCTGATAGCTGGCCTGGAGCTTAGAATCGGCCACAAACTGTACGATGGTACAATAGCCAACGCGCTACGAAAAATTAAACAAGAATTAGTCCTGAATTAGAACTGTCATGATAGAAGTACGTCCCGACGAAGTATCTGCCATTCTGCGCGAGCAGCTATCTGGCCTGAAGAGTGCTAACGAACTGGAAGAAGTAGGCACTGTATTGCAAGTAGGCGATGGCATTGCCCGCATCTACGGCCTCACCAGCGTACAGGCTGGCGAGTTGATCGAATTTGAGAACGGCCTGAAAGGCATGGTGCTGAACCTGGAAGAAGACAACGTTGGAGCCGTACTATTTGGTGTCTCCGAGGGGATAAAGGAGGGAGATACCGTTCGCCGTACCCGCGCCATTGCCAGCCTGAAGGTGGGCGAGGGCCTACTGGGCCGCGTAATAGACCCCCTAGGCAATCCCATAGACGGAAAGGGCCCCATCAGCGGCCAGCTGTACGATAGCCCCTTTGAGCGCAAGGCACCCGGCGTAATTTTCCGCGAGCCCGTGAGCGAGCCGCTGCAAACGGGTGTAAAGGCCATAGATGGTATGATTCCCATCGGCAGGGGTCAGCGCGAGCTGATCATTGGCGACCGCTCTACCGGTAAGACGGCCATTGCCATCGACACCATCATCAACCAAAAGGCTGGTTTTGAGAGTGGCAAAGACCCGGTATACTGCATCTATGTAGCCTCCGGACAGAAAGCCTCCACCGTAGCCAACATTGTGAAGGTGCTGGAGGAGAATGGAGCCATGCAGTACTCCGTAGTGGTGGCAGCCCCCGCCAGTAGCCCCACCCCCATGCAGTTTTTTGCCCCCTTTGCCGGAGCTGCCATCGGCGAGTTTTTCCGCGACAGTGGCCGCCACGCCCTGGTGGTATTTGACGACCTGAGCAAGCAGGCCGTAGCTTACCGCGAGGTGAGCCTGCTGCTGCGCCGCCCCCCGGGGCGCGAGGCCTACCCCGGCGACGTATTCTACCTGCACAGCCGCCTGCTGGAGCGTGCCGCCAAGGTGATTAAAAAGGACGAGATAGCCCAGCAGATGAACGACCTGCCTGAGTCCTTCAAAGGGATCGTAAAAGGCGGCGGATCCCTTACAGCCCTGCCTATCATCGAAACGCAGGCGGGCGACGTATCGGCCTACATCCCCACCAACGTGATCTCCATTACGGATGGACAGATCTTCTTGGAGAGCGACCTGTTCAACAGCGGCGTGCTACCCGCCATCAACGTGGGGATCAGCGTAAGCCGTGTAGGGGGTGCTGCCCAGATCAAGTCGATGAAAAAAGTAGCCGGTACGCTGAAGGTGAGCCTACAGCAGTATCGCGAGCTGGAGGCCTTTGCCAAGTTCGGCTCCGACCTGGATGCCTCTACCCAGGCACAGCTGGAAATGGGCAAGCGCAACGTAGAGATCCTGAAGCAGGGCCAATACGATCCGCTTCCCGTAGCCCATCAGGTAGCTATCCTGTACGTAGGGGTGAACAACCTGGCCAAAGAGGTGCCCGTAGACAAGATGAAGCAGTTTGAACGTAGCTATCTGCAGCTACTGGAAAGCAACCATGGGGGCATTCTGGAAGCCCTGAAGGCGGGCAAGCTGGATGACGAAATTACCAACACCCTGAAAAAAGTGGCTGCCGAGGTAGCTGCCGGATTCGCCAAAGCCTAAAGGACGATGCCCAGCTTAAAAGAGATACGCGCACGTATCCGGAGTGTGCAAACCACGCAGCAGACCACCAAGGCCATGAAAATGGTGGCGGCCAGCAAGCTGCGCAGGGCACAGGACAACATCGTGCAGTTCCGCCCCTATGCCCGCAAACTGAAGGGCCTGCTCGGTAACCTGACTGCCAGCACCGAGGGGCAGCTAAGCAGCCCCTATGCCGAGGCCAATGAGTCGAACACCGTGCTCTTGGTGCTCATTACCTCAAACCGTGGGCTGTGCGGCGCTTTCAACAACCAGATTATCAAAAAGCTGGCTCGGGATGTGGAAACCACCTACGCCGAGCAGGCCGCAAATGGCAAGCTGAAGCTGCTGTGTATTGGTAAGCGGGGCTACGACTTCTTTCGTCGCCGTAGCCTGCCCCTTGTGGGCCAGAACCATGATGTGTTTGCCGGGATAAGTTTCGAAACGGTAAATGCCGTAGCTAGCCAGGTGATGGATGGATACCTGAAGGGAGAATGGGGAAAAGTAGTACTATACTACAATAGCTTCAAGAATGTGGCTACCCAGATACCTACAGCAGATAGCTTCCTGCCTGTAAGCCTGGAAAACCTGGAGAAGGGTTCGGAGCTAAAGACTGACTACATCTTCGAGCCGAAAAAGGAAGCCATGCTCACGCAGCTTATTCCGCAGATCCTGCGCATACAGTTTTATGCCAGCTGCCTGGAGAGCAACGCCGCCGAGCATGGGGCACGTATGGTAGCCATGGACAATGCCACCGAAAACGCCCAGGTGCTGATAGATGACCTGAAACTGAAGTTCAACAAGGCACGCCAGGCAGCCATCACCAACGAAATTCTGGAAATAGTAGGTGGGGCCGAAGCACTAAGTGCCTAGCCATCTGCATAGCTTCCATATAGGCAGGCCGAAAAAGCGGGATTGCCTGGTTAAAGTCCCCTTGGAGCCTACCAGCACAACCCCATTAACAACCCTGTAGCAGGCAATCCTACCGATTGCCTGCTTTCTTTTTTAGCTTAGGAGGATGATTCCGTACACGCCCAGTCTCAACTGTCGCGGGCAGCTGCTCGCGCTGGATGTGCCCAGGCTCATGGGCATCCTGAACCTGACCCCGGACAGCTTTAGCGACAGCGGAAAGTACAATAACACGGACGCAGCCCTACGGCACGTGGAGCAGATGCTGGCAGAAGGGGCCGATATCATAGATATTGGTGCCTATAGCAGCCGCCCAGGGGCCACACACATTACGCCCGAGGAGGAACTAGCACGGCTGCGCGGGCCCGTTTCAGCCATTCGCGACCGATTTCCCGAGGTCATCCTGAGTATAGACACATTCCGTGCCGCCGTGGCACACCCCATGCTGCAAATGGGGGTGCAGATTGTGAACGATATAGCGGGCGGGCTGCAAGACCCCACACTGATGGCACTGGCCGCGCAGCACCAGGCACCCTATGTACTGATGCACATGCAGGGTACCCCACAAAGCATGCAGCACAACCCGCAGTATGCAGCAGTAGAGCAGGAGGTGCACGCCTACTTTGTGGAAGGGCTACGCCGCGCGCGGGCTGCCGGGCTAGGCGATGTAATGCTGGATCCTGGCTTTGGCTTTGGCAAAACCGCCGAGCATAACTACCGCCTCTTTGCCCACCTGTCTACCTTTGGCCTGCTGGGTGCCCCTTTGCTTATTGGCATCAGCCGGAAGAGCATGCTGACCAGGGCCCTGGGCATAGAGCCCGCTGGCAGCCTGCCTGTAGCAAGTGCACTGCACTACCGCGCACTTTGCGCCGGGGTTCGTATCTTGCGGGTACACGATGTGGCGGCGGCAGCGGCCGTGCGCACGCTATACCAGCAGTATGGAGCTATTTAGGATTGGCTTTATCTCCTTCAACCTGATCGACCTGATGGATGTGTCGCTGGTAAGCTTCTTGTTTTACCGCATCCACCGGGCGCTGCGCAATACCATGGCCATTCCCCTGGTATCGCTGCTGGTTCTGGCCTTTATCTTTACCCAGCTGGTAGACCTCTTCAACTTCTCTGTCATGGGCCGTTTGTTCGAGGAGTTTCTGCAGCTGGCCAGCATTGCCCTGATGGTTATTTTTGCGCCCGAGCTACGGCGTATGGCCCTTAGCCTGGGCCAGCATAGCTTTTTCGAACGATTTCGCCGCCGTTTTGGCGAAGGCCTGAGTGGCAACCTACCCTATAGCGAGATAATAGCCGCCGTAGAAGAAATGGCAGAGAGCCGTACGGGGGCAATCATTGTGCTTATGGGCAATACAAACCTGGACAGTTTTATCAAAACGGGTGACGAAATCAATGCCAGTGTAAGTAAGCGGCTGCTGCTTTCCATCTTCCACAAGAATAGCCCGCTGCACGATGGGGCTGTGCTACTAAAGGACAATACCATCCTGGCAGCGCGGGTAGTGCTACCCGTTTCCGACGATCCGGACATTCCGCCAGAGCTGGGACTGCGCCACCGCTCTGCCCTGGGTATCAGCGAGATAACAGATGCAGAGGCCATTGTGGTAAGTGAGGAAACAGGCAAGGTCAGCTTTGCCTCGCGGGGCCGACTGAAGCGGAACCTGAGTGCGGCTGAGCTGAAGCAGTTTATGCTGGACTTTCACAGCGATACCGGCCAGACCCTCGTTTAAGAACCTGACAGGTGACCCATCTACTTTTGCTACGAAGCTGACGGAGCGCGTGCCGCCGGCAGCCCACCCAGGCCTAGGTTACGTACCCCAGCAGCGCCCACATGAATGAAGGCGGAAGGGATACCGGGCTAGTGCTCTACCAAAAACTGCTTCTGAACCAGCCGTAACCCGGCTTCTGGGTCGTGGCTGGGCAGGTAGAGGAACGGCCGCTGCTGGGCATAGTCTAGAATCTTCTGGTAGGTATTACGCGCTAAGCCATAATCCTGGTGCACCCCGGGCAGCTGCCTCAGCAGCAACTGCTGCTGGGTGTAGGTCACATCCCCTGCAAAAAATATATCCCCTTCATCCGCGCGTAGTAGCACCGAGCTATGGCCACGCGTATGCCCTGGGGTAGGCAAATACAGCAAGTCTCCAGCTTGGGTCAGAGGCATGGCCGCGCCAAATATGGGTAACTGATCTGGTAGATAGGTGAGCGTTCGAGGCCGAAATCCCTTGGGCCAGGTGCTGGAAGAGGGGCTATAAGGGTGCTTCCACTCGACCTCTCCCACCACCACCTCTGTCTTGGGAAAAAAGCGAAGGCCATCGGTATGGTCCAAATGTAGGTGAGTAAGAATCACCAACTGTACGCGATCTAGCTGGAGACCCAGGCGCTCAAACTGCCTATCCAGCACCTCAGTATCGGCTATCCGGAAACGCATAGTATGCCGGGATATGTATCGATTGAGAGCAGATTCGCCGGCCAGGTGCTGATCGCTATCCATGGCTTCCGGTATTTCACCAGTATCAATGACAATGAGCCCCTCTGGATGTTCGATCACCCACACCCAGATAGGCATGTAGTCGGCATACTGACCGCCCAGTAGAATATTCAGCTTAGAGAGCGGACCAGGCCCCTTCTTCGCCAAGAAGTTTCGCTTTACAGATCCTTCGCCCGTACTGAAAGCATGGATTTTAATAGGCCTGCCTTGTAAGGTATAGGAAGCGCTCACCGGCTGGTACCCCGTAGGCTGTGCAAATGAGGGGAGGGAGTGCTGTGAAGTACCAGTTGTAGAATGTGACTTGGGGTCAAACCAATTCGTACCATTAGCCAGTACCCGCGTACCGAGAAGGACAGTTATCCCAGCCATAGCTGATTGTTGCAGAAACCTACGTCTTTCCATAAAATAGTGGTTTTAGGCTAAAGTTGATTAAAAACAAGCCGGTGCCTCGGCCCTGGTCAATAGGCAGCTACCCAATGGCTTCCTAGGCGCACCCTACACAACGAAGTACGCCTGTGCACGTGCATTAAGTAATAACAAAAGATAAGATCGAACAAGGGTATCAATCGAGACCCAAAAGTAAAATTAGTAGATAAAGCAGGCTGCACACGCAGTGGCTAGAGCCCACCCTCGACAGCTTGCTGCCGTCTTCTGATGCGGCTGAGCGAAACCGGCGTAATCCCGAGAAAAGTAGCCAGTTGGTGCTGAGGTACCCGCTGGAGCAACTCGGGCCTAGTATCGCATAGCCACCTATAGCGCTCTGCGGGGCTATCCAAAAGATGGGCCGCGTATAGTGCATGCAGGGCTACAAAGCGCTCCTCTAGCAGCACCCGTATCCAGCGATTCAGGACGGGATGAGTGTTCAAAAGTTGTTGGAAAGCTGGGTAGGAGATTCCCCATAGCGTGCTCTCTTCCATGGCCTCCAGCCCTTGCCTACTAGGCTGCTGGGTAATAAAGCTGTCATAAGCCCCGGCAAAACCATTCTCGAGGAAGAAGTAGCCCGATAGATCTTTTCCCAGCTTTTCATAGTACACCCTCAGCCCTCCGGTCTCCACATAATACAAGTGGCTTGCTGTATCGCCAGGCCGAAGCAGCTGCGCTTTTCGCGATACCGTTTGCACCTGAAAAGCTTGTTCCACGGCTTTAATAACCACTGGGTCTAGCTGCTGCGCGTGCAGATGTTTAGCGAGAGGGTGAGCACTCATTTTTTTAGATTGAGCTCAGGCTGGATGCTTGGCAAAACAAATGTTGCGAAAAGGTACAACAAAAGCTGCCGTGGGGGAAAAATAGGTCTGGGAGAGAGGTGGGTACCTGTTTGACGCAACTCATCCCCGCCGGACTTCTTCCTGAAACAGCGACTTGACTATGCATCCAAGGTCTTGCCTCCTGCGCCGCAAGCAAAGGGACCGCATACCCCAAATACCCAGAACAGACTACGAAGGACAACAAAAGTAGCACGGGCTACAGCACACCCAGGGCCAGCCGAGAAGATAGAAGCCCAGGCCCTACAACAGGCCGACCTACTATGTGTATCTTTGCAGTATGCCACTAGCACCACAGGACGACCCCAAGCAGGTAAGGCAAGACATCCGCAGCCTGGAGCCAGAGGCGCTGCAGGCGTGGTTTGAGGAGCGGGGAGAGAAGGCCTTTCGTGCCCGGCAGGTGTATGAATGGCTGTGGCAGCACCGGGCCGACAGCTTTGAGCAGATGACCAACCTGAGCAAGCCCCTGCGCATGCAGCTGGCCGAGGCCTTTGCGCTGTGCCGCCTGGAGATCCGGCAGGAGCAGCGTAGTGGAGATGGTACCATCAAGTACGCCTTTGGGCTGGCAGACGGCAACGTGATAGAGGGGGTACTGATCCCCCAGGGCGACCGGATGACCGCCTGTGTAAGCAGCCAGAGTGGCTGTAGCCTGAGCTGCAAGTTCTGCGCCACCGGCTACCTGCCGCTAAAGCGGAACCTGTATGCCTACGAGATAGTAGACCAGGTGATGCTGATAGACGAGGCGGCACGCAGGC
The DNA window shown above is from Bacteroidota bacterium and carries:
- a CDS encoding DUF4836 family protein, whose product is MIEKLKRISLLVVAAVWMVACGGDKHANVVPVPAQASSVAVVKLKSLMGKASYEQLSQLEGFRAWEEEMKNGGEDDQKIQQLMTGVLKDPKSSGVNMEQDVYIYTLSLEKKERYMGISFGVSDPKNLKASLEKTGMKFDTKKGYEVSLKDAGILLFNENRGLMLLASTVEAEAKLEDRAFDYIALKEEASLGANEDFMAFVKEVQDMGLFASLKSLTDGAGMTKTQLESFGMKEQDLASNTFRLFVDFKQGELVFRLDRQMNAGFMAGMKPIAGENLGAEVFKYLPAEHLIGFFGYSINFKNLFANADEAGKKVEMMKQQLDMAKGAMAVAGLSPERLDEMLSGKLLLAITDVRMVTRDNGTQRPDPIYLAALGVKDPKGLDALLEKLGVSLQKEGKISTLANSPLGALYFTYVDQYLLASNERSLIEKISTGTPPAGQPLPQSLLKLASAPLCGYVNLSPDRLSENGKKWDDFGRFAQAAGIDHVALDNTGKQVELHIRFTDANTSSLISLFKTADGLKRQQQPA
- the atpB gene encoding F0F1 ATP synthase subunit A, which gives rise to MTHFLSPVSFLRHAASQCLGVALVLCTTWGGGALATEPQNANHPAPGASTENLVHEMEAGEKFDVSETLMHHVIENHDWHIMDLPGTNGYTEIAVHLPWMLYHSEKGFQFFMLSEGSEHANEEKALQHGYALSHGKLHPVRADVQVLEAGGIPSEEFAAHLELDEAGNWVPKKGDHHVVRTHSGVLYAVDTEASVLDFSISKTPLHMMIVALLMLLVFTSVARAYKKRGVKSAPKGLQSLVEPVIMFVEENIAAPNMHGKHKRFMPYLLTLFFFIWISNMLGLMPLSSNIAGNISVTAALAALTLLVTWFSSNKAYWQHIFWFPGVPTGVKFIMMPVEIVGMFTKPFSLTIRLFANIAGGHFMVLALVSLIFILGDSGKSAAGAYGIMPLSVAFTLFILTLEVLVAALQAYVFTMLTAVFIGQAMESHDHHHEHATEDTATVAHA
- the atpE gene encoding ATP synthase F0 subunit C, translated to MFVQLLDSIGQFGAGIGAGIAVIGVGMGIGRLAATSVESMARQPEASADIRGSMILTAALIEGVALFGEVVCLLIAVS
- the atpF gene encoding F0F1 ATP synthase subunit B — its product is MEIILPKFGLFFWTLVVFLILFFLLKKLAWKPILKAISEREQDIDQKLNAAAKAEKKMQRLTAENERILQEARAEREGILREANAAKDRIVAEAQNRAKAEADKMIAAAQVQIDLAKASAMEELKVSAATLALEIAEKVLRSEFADKGKQEQYIKGLIQEVSLN
- the atpH gene encoding ATP synthase F1 subunit delta → MLQDRIAHRYAKSLFELALEKDILEQVKDDLQALDDLFHKSYDLRVLLRSPVITSRKKWAVLNQLLKAKLSDTVFQFLHILTLKGREALLDFVWNEFEKLYNAHKNITVVQVQTAVPLEVVDRQQLIRTLEAQLDTQVDLKEAVDPELIAGLELRIGHKLYDGTIANALRKIKQELVLN
- the atpA gene encoding F0F1 ATP synthase subunit alpha — protein: MIEVRPDEVSAILREQLSGLKSANELEEVGTVLQVGDGIARIYGLTSVQAGELIEFENGLKGMVLNLEEDNVGAVLFGVSEGIKEGDTVRRTRAIASLKVGEGLLGRVIDPLGNPIDGKGPISGQLYDSPFERKAPGVIFREPVSEPLQTGVKAIDGMIPIGRGQRELIIGDRSTGKTAIAIDTIINQKAGFESGKDPVYCIYVASGQKASTVANIVKVLEENGAMQYSVVVAAPASSPTPMQFFAPFAGAAIGEFFRDSGRHALVVFDDLSKQAVAYREVSLLLRRPPGREAYPGDVFYLHSRLLERAAKVIKKDEIAQQMNDLPESFKGIVKGGGSLTALPIIETQAGDVSAYIPTNVISITDGQIFLESDLFNSGVLPAINVGISVSRVGGAAQIKSMKKVAGTLKVSLQQYRELEAFAKFGSDLDASTQAQLEMGKRNVEILKQGQYDPLPVAHQVAILYVGVNNLAKEVPVDKMKQFERSYLQLLESNHGGILEALKAGKLDDEITNTLKKVAAEVAAGFAKA
- the atpG gene encoding ATP synthase F1 subunit gamma encodes the protein MPSLKEIRARIRSVQTTQQTTKAMKMVAASKLRRAQDNIVQFRPYARKLKGLLGNLTASTEGQLSSPYAEANESNTVLLVLITSNRGLCGAFNNQIIKKLARDVETTYAEQAANGKLKLLCIGKRGYDFFRRRSLPLVGQNHDVFAGISFETVNAVASQVMDGYLKGEWGKVVLYYNSFKNVATQIPTADSFLPVSLENLEKGSELKTDYIFEPKKEAMLTQLIPQILRIQFYASCLESNAAEHGARMVAMDNATENAQVLIDDLKLKFNKARQAAITNEILEIVGGAEALSA
- the folP gene encoding dihydropteroate synthase; the protein is MIPYTPSLNCRGQLLALDVPRLMGILNLTPDSFSDSGKYNNTDAALRHVEQMLAEGADIIDIGAYSSRPGATHITPEEELARLRGPVSAIRDRFPEVILSIDTFRAAVAHPMLQMGVQIVNDIAGGLQDPTLMALAAQHQAPYVLMHMQGTPQSMQHNPQYAAVEQEVHAYFVEGLRRARAAGLGDVMLDPGFGFGKTAEHNYRLFAHLSTFGLLGAPLLIGISRKSMLTRALGIEPAGSLPVASALHYRALCAGVRILRVHDVAAAAAVRTLYQQYGAI
- the cdaA gene encoding diadenylate cyclase CdaA — encoded protein: MELFRIGFISFNLIDLMDVSLVSFLFYRIHRALRNTMAIPLVSLLVLAFIFTQLVDLFNFSVMGRLFEEFLQLASIALMVIFAPELRRMALSLGQHSFFERFRRRFGEGLSGNLPYSEIIAAVEEMAESRTGAIIVLMGNTNLDSFIKTGDEINASVSKRLLLSIFHKNSPLHDGAVLLKDNTILAARVVLPVSDDPDIPPELGLRHRSALGISEITDAEAIVVSEETGKVSFASRGRLKRNLSAAELKQFMLDFHSDTGQTLV